One segment of Rissa tridactyla isolate bRisTri1 chromosome 17, bRisTri1.patW.cur.20221130, whole genome shotgun sequence DNA contains the following:
- the POU2AF2 gene encoding POU domain class 2-associating factor 2: protein METGVSSLFRHSLLAKIKELSMAFCFTLSLNSSNARFIPSVPTDFGKRVYQGVRVKHTVKDLLAEKRSRQSSGSRFSGSTSTPQSPYVQMPGSSTVAGYYGVRRSFTTELDFHNTKQFVSDIYPSPLGSKPFSCDSSAAQGYPALLDPYLTDQHGDYRATPLTAGTSSFFSPSSVPPLLPSFPNDTAHFLLREPWEQTSPDSLGPLDGACSDPLQALPASASCLSAHESGGISPYRSTGWTPAIPGAQPLHPLEDVHYSPSYAATSSYSSPFMTVANELTSRMSQLSPEQSLETPPLHDNSAWAKEDGSPIWGTYEGRRTY from the exons ATGGAAACAG GTGTGAGCTCTCTGTTCAGGCACAGCCTGCTGGCCAAGATAAAAGAGCTGTCCATGGCATT CTGCTTTACACTTTCACTGAACTCCTCTAATGCTCGTTTCATTCCCTCAGTCCCTACAGATTTTGGCAAAAGGGTGTACCAAGGAGTGCGAGTGAAACACACAGTCAAAGATCTTCTTGCTGAAAAACGATCCAGGCAGAGCAGTGGCTCCCGCTTCAGT GGCAGCACCAGCACACCACAGTCACCATATGTGCAAATGCCAG GCTCATCTACCGTGGCTGGTTACTACGGCGTCAGGAGATCCTTCACAACTGAGTTGGATTTCCACAACACAAAGCAGTTTGTCAGTGACATCTACCCATCTCCTCTAGGGTCCAAGCCCTTCTCGTGCGATTCCTCTGCTGCTCAGGGCTACCCGGCACTTCTGGACCCATATCTCACCGACCAACATGGGGATTACCGTGCTACTCCCCTTACAGCTGGTACCAGCTCCTTCTTCAGCCCTTCTTCTGTGCCCCCTCTCCTGCCATCTTTCCCTAATGACACAGCGCACTTCCTACTA agagagccctgggagcagaCCTCACCTGACAGTCTCGGCCCGTTGGATGGCGCGTGCTCAGACCCTCTGCAAGCACTGCCTGCCAGCGCCAGCTGCCTCTCTGCACATGAGTCCGGAGGCATTTCCCCATACCGAAGCACAGGTTGGACCCCAGCCATCCCCGGAGCCCAGCCTCTGCATCCTCTTGAAGATGTCCACTACTCCCCCAGCTACGCTGCCACCTCATCTTACTCCTCACCATTCATGACTGTGGCAAATGAGCTTACCTCCAGAATGAGCCAGCTCTCACCAGAGCAGTCCTTGGAGACGCCGCCCCTTCATGATAACTCTGCCTGGGCAAAAGAGGATGGAAGTCCCATCTGGGGGACTTACGAAGGGCGGAGAACTTACTGA
- the HINFP gene encoding histone H4 transcription factor isoform X2: protein MPPAKAGGKEALVLQCEWQVCTYVASKMEEFCEHVAQHLQQHLPGEERDEMDPLEEYTCLWQECGFCSPESSADLIRHVYFHCYHTKLKQWGLRALQSQSDVSHCQLDFQSRNIIPEIQENFMCLWEYCETAIVPSRDAANCGNTCAATRRRRWWPVLPVGGCSPTTPSSLTISAVRLRWTRFQCSHCSKRFATERLLRDHMRNHVNHYKCPLCDMTCPLPSSLRNHIRFRHSEERPFKCDYCDYSCKNLIDLRKHLDTHSKEPAYRCEFEACSFTARSLCSIKLHYRKVHEGDSEPRYKCHVCDKCFTRGNNLTVHLRKKHQFKWPSGHPRFRYKEHEDGYMRLQLVRYESVELTEQLLKDREKQGEALDGPTECVMLSEGEGNLQGIVLEAPAEAPLVENSVAELQVAPLWPAPCSADNPESARPSAFPGAGLSSDQEPSTPANPIIHVVNRTNEHGESETVYYVMASTSSEEQVAAPSGLAMELEENVMDRLQKTAEELGIQIV, encoded by the exons ATGCCGCCCGCCAAGGCCGGCGGCAAGGAGGCCTTGGTGCTGCAGTGCGAGTGGCAGGTGTGCACCTACGTGGCCTCGAAGATGGAGGAGTTCTGCGAGCATGTGGCCCAGCACCTGCAGCAGCACCTTCCTGGCGAAGAGCGGGACGAGATGGACCCTCTCG AGGAATACACGTGTTTGTGGCAGGAATGCGGTTTCTGTTCTCCAGAGAGCTCAGCTGACCTCATTCGCCATGTCTATTTCCACTGCTACCACACCAAGCTGAAgcagtgggggctgcgggccctgCAGAGCCAGTCAGATGTGAGCCATTGCCAGCTGGACTTCCAGAGCCGCAATATCATCCCTGAAATCCAGGAGAACTTTATGTGTCTGTGGGAGTACTGTGAG ACTGCGATTGTACCTTCAAGGGACGCTGCAAACTGCGGGAACACTTGCGCAGCCACACGCAGGAGAAGGTGGTGGCCTGTCCTACCTGTGGGGGGATGTTCGCCAACAACACCAAGTTCTTTGACCATATCCGCCGTCAGACTGCGCTGGACC aggtTTCAGTGTTCTCACTGCTCCAAGAGATTTGCCACCGAGAGGCTGCTCCGTGACCATATGAGGAACCATG TGAACCATTACAAGTGCCCTCTGTGTGACATGACCTgcccgctgccctcctccctccgcaATCACATTCGATTTCGGCACAGTGAGGAGCGGCCATTCAAATGTGACTACTGTGACTACAG CTGCAAGAATCTCATTGACTTGAGGAAACACCTGGACACACACAGCAAAGAGCCAGCCTATCGCTGTGAGTTTGAGGCTTGCAGCTTCACTGCACGTTCCCTCTGCTCCATCAAGCTGCACTACCGGAAAGTCCATGAG GGTGACTCAGAGCCCCGGTACAAGTGCCATGTCTGTGACAAGTGCTTCACACGTGGAAACAACCTCACTGTCCACCTCAGGAAGAAACACCAGTTCAAATGGCCCTCAGGGCATCCTCGATTCAG GTACAAGGAACATGAGGATGGCTACATGAGGCTGCAGCTGGTGCGTTATGAGAGCGTGGAGCTGACAGAGCAGCTactgaaagacagagagaaacaagGGGAGGCACTGGATGGCCCAACTGAGTGTGTGATGCTGTCTGAGGGTGAGGGCAACCTGCAGGGCATTGTTCTGGAGGCCCCGGCAGAGGCTCCCCTGGTAGAGAACAGTGTTGCTGAGCTGCAAGTGGCCCCACTGTGGCCGGCACCTTGCTCTGCAGACAACCCTGAGTCAGCACGGCCGAGTGCcttcccaggagcagggctgtcaTCGGACCAAGAGCCCAGCACCCCAGCCAATCCCATCATCCATGTGGTGAACCGGACCAACGAGCACGGGGAGAGTGAGACTGTGTATTACGTCATGGCCAGCACATCCTCAGAGGAGCAGGTGGCAGCACCCAGTGGACTGGCTATGGAGCTGGAGGAGAATGTCATGGACCGTCTGCAGAAAACAGCTGAGGAGCTGGGCATCCAGATCGTGTGA
- the HINFP gene encoding histone H4 transcription factor isoform X1, translated as MPPAKAGGKEALVLQCEWQVCTYVASKMEEFCEHVAQHLQQHLPGEERDEMDPLEEYTCLWQECGFCSPESSADLIRHVYFHCYHTKLKQWGLRALQSQSDVSHCQLDFQSRNIIPEIQENFMCLWEYCERSFDNPEWFYRHVEDHSFCSEYKAAGKENHVVLCGWKDCDCTFKGRCKLREHLRSHTQEKVVACPTCGGMFANNTKFFDHIRRQTALDQQRFQCSHCSKRFATERLLRDHMRNHVNHYKCPLCDMTCPLPSSLRNHIRFRHSEERPFKCDYCDYSCKNLIDLRKHLDTHSKEPAYRCEFEACSFTARSLCSIKLHYRKVHEGDSEPRYKCHVCDKCFTRGNNLTVHLRKKHQFKWPSGHPRFRYKEHEDGYMRLQLVRYESVELTEQLLKDREKQGEALDGPTECVMLSEGEGNLQGIVLEAPAEAPLVENSVAELQVAPLWPAPCSADNPESARPSAFPGAGLSSDQEPSTPANPIIHVVNRTNEHGESETVYYVMASTSSEEQVAAPSGLAMELEENVMDRLQKTAEELGIQIV; from the exons ATGCCGCCCGCCAAGGCCGGCGGCAAGGAGGCCTTGGTGCTGCAGTGCGAGTGGCAGGTGTGCACCTACGTGGCCTCGAAGATGGAGGAGTTCTGCGAGCATGTGGCCCAGCACCTGCAGCAGCACCTTCCTGGCGAAGAGCGGGACGAGATGGACCCTCTCG AGGAATACACGTGTTTGTGGCAGGAATGCGGTTTCTGTTCTCCAGAGAGCTCAGCTGACCTCATTCGCCATGTCTATTTCCACTGCTACCACACCAAGCTGAAgcagtgggggctgcgggccctgCAGAGCCAGTCAGATGTGAGCCATTGCCAGCTGGACTTCCAGAGCCGCAATATCATCCCTGAAATCCAGGAGAACTTTATGTGTCTGTGGGAGTACTGTGAG AGATCATTTGATAATCCCGAGTGGTTCTATCGGCATGTGGAGGATCACAGCTTCTGTTCGGAGTacaaggcagcagggaaggagaacCATGTGGTTCTCTGTGGATGGAAAG ACTGCGATTGTACCTTCAAGGGACGCTGCAAACTGCGGGAACACTTGCGCAGCCACACGCAGGAGAAGGTGGTGGCCTGTCCTACCTGTGGGGGGATGTTCGCCAACAACACCAAGTTCTTTGACCATATCCGCCGTCAGACTGCGCTGGACC agcagaggtTTCAGTGTTCTCACTGCTCCAAGAGATTTGCCACCGAGAGGCTGCTCCGTGACCATATGAGGAACCATG TGAACCATTACAAGTGCCCTCTGTGTGACATGACCTgcccgctgccctcctccctccgcaATCACATTCGATTTCGGCACAGTGAGGAGCGGCCATTCAAATGTGACTACTGTGACTACAG CTGCAAGAATCTCATTGACTTGAGGAAACACCTGGACACACACAGCAAAGAGCCAGCCTATCGCTGTGAGTTTGAGGCTTGCAGCTTCACTGCACGTTCCCTCTGCTCCATCAAGCTGCACTACCGGAAAGTCCATGAG GGTGACTCAGAGCCCCGGTACAAGTGCCATGTCTGTGACAAGTGCTTCACACGTGGAAACAACCTCACTGTCCACCTCAGGAAGAAACACCAGTTCAAATGGCCCTCAGGGCATCCTCGATTCAG GTACAAGGAACATGAGGATGGCTACATGAGGCTGCAGCTGGTGCGTTATGAGAGCGTGGAGCTGACAGAGCAGCTactgaaagacagagagaaacaagGGGAGGCACTGGATGGCCCAACTGAGTGTGTGATGCTGTCTGAGGGTGAGGGCAACCTGCAGGGCATTGTTCTGGAGGCCCCGGCAGAGGCTCCCCTGGTAGAGAACAGTGTTGCTGAGCTGCAAGTGGCCCCACTGTGGCCGGCACCTTGCTCTGCAGACAACCCTGAGTCAGCACGGCCGAGTGCcttcccaggagcagggctgtcaTCGGACCAAGAGCCCAGCACCCCAGCCAATCCCATCATCCATGTGGTGAACCGGACCAACGAGCACGGGGAGAGTGAGACTGTGTATTACGTCATGGCCAGCACATCCTCAGAGGAGCAGGTGGCAGCACCCAGTGGACTGGCTATGGAGCTGGAGGAGAATGTCATGGACCGTCTGCAGAAAACAGCTGAGGAGCTGGGCATCCAGATCGTGTGA